A single window of Microbacterium oryzae DNA harbors:
- a CDS encoding preprotein translocase subunit YajC produces the protein MDLLLLVVLAALLVFMFVSSRRRTKKMKEEQERRQAQLVPGARVMTRSGIFGTIVFFDADDLTQPAEIEVAPGVVIEVHAQALDLAPETAAVAVDAADDETVEPVAQQDELLNLSGADVERPVDDAPRVDGLDDIEGGRRPGDDKPQN, from the coding sequence ATGGATCTTCTCCTCCTCGTCGTCCTGGCCGCGCTGCTGGTGTTCATGTTCGTCAGCTCCCGCCGCCGCACCAAGAAGATGAAGGAGGAGCAGGAGCGTCGACAGGCCCAGCTGGTTCCCGGCGCGCGGGTGATGACCCGCAGCGGCATCTTCGGCACCATCGTGTTCTTCGACGCGGACGACCTCACGCAGCCCGCCGAGATCGAGGTGGCTCCCGGAGTCGTCATCGAGGTGCACGCGCAGGCGCTCGACCTGGCTCCGGAGACGGCCGCCGTCGCGGTCGACGCCGCGGATGACGAGACCGTCGAGCCCGTCGCGCAGCAGGACGAGCTGCTGAACCTCAGCGGGGCCGACGTGGAGCGTCCGGTCGACGATGCGCCGCGCGTGGACGGCCTGGACGACATCGAGGGCGGCCGTCGCCCCGGTGACGACAAGCCCCAGAACTGA
- the ruvB gene encoding Holliday junction branch migration DNA helicase RuvB: protein MAERDAISPEPADDTELAIEGALRPASLEEFVGQHKVRGQLQLLLDAARIQERPADHILLAGPPGLGKTTLAMIIAHESDRPLRMSSGPAIQHAGDLAALLSSLVPGEVLFIDEIHRMARTAEEMLYLAMEDFRIDIMVGKGAGATSIPLDLAPFTLVGATTRSGMLPNPLRDRFGFTAHLEYYEPEELEQVIARSARVIGMDLAGPQRDEIARRSRGTPRIANRLLRRVRDYALVRGGGRAASLDDVRAALELYDVDAIGLDRLDRAVLDALVRRFRGGPVGLGTLAVSVGEEADTVESVVEPYLVRIGFMGRTPRGRVATPEAYEHLGVVHAAQGQTALKLDDL from the coding sequence GTGGCTGAGCGGGACGCCATCTCGCCGGAGCCCGCGGACGACACCGAGCTCGCCATCGAGGGCGCCCTGCGGCCGGCGAGCCTGGAGGAGTTCGTCGGCCAGCACAAGGTGCGCGGGCAGCTGCAGCTCCTCCTCGACGCCGCGCGCATCCAGGAGCGCCCCGCCGACCACATCCTCCTCGCCGGCCCTCCCGGCCTCGGCAAGACCACCCTGGCGATGATCATCGCCCACGAGAGCGACCGGCCGCTGCGCATGTCGAGCGGCCCGGCCATCCAGCACGCCGGCGACCTCGCCGCGCTGCTGTCGAGTCTCGTACCGGGCGAGGTGCTCTTCATCGACGAGATCCATCGGATGGCCCGCACGGCCGAGGAGATGCTGTACCTCGCCATGGAGGACTTCCGCATCGACATCATGGTGGGCAAAGGCGCCGGCGCGACGAGCATCCCGCTGGACCTCGCTCCGTTCACCCTCGTCGGCGCGACGACCCGGTCGGGCATGCTGCCGAATCCGCTGCGCGACCGCTTCGGGTTCACCGCCCACCTCGAGTACTACGAACCCGAGGAGCTCGAGCAGGTCATCGCCCGCTCCGCGCGCGTCATCGGGATGGACCTCGCGGGTCCGCAGCGCGACGAGATCGCGCGCCGCTCGCGCGGCACGCCGCGCATCGCGAATCGACTGCTGCGTCGCGTGCGGGACTACGCGCTCGTGCGCGGCGGCGGCCGAGCGGCGTCGCTCGACGACGTCCGGGCCGCTCTCGAGCTGTACGACGTCGACGCGATCGGTCTGGACCGGCTCGACCGCGCCGTGCTGGACGCCCTCGTGCGGCGATTCCGCGGCGGTCCCGTGGGCCTCGGCACGCTGGCGGTCTCCGTCGGCGAGGAGGCCGACACGGTCGAGAGCGTCGTGGAGCCCTACCTCGTGCGCATCGGCTTCATGGGGCGCACGCCGCGCGGGCGGGTCGCCACTCCGGAGGCGTACGAGCACCTCGGCGTGGTGCACGCAGCGCAGGGGCAGACAGCGCTGAAACTCGATGACCTATAA
- the ruvA gene encoding Holliday junction branch migration protein RuvA, translating into MISTLRGTVLHTGSDSVIVEVGGVGFSVAVPVDVARIARQGEELFLHTHLIVREDQLALFGFAEREELEVFAILLGVTGVGPKSALGVLSGLTIDQIAEAVANEDDKPFRKVSGIGPKTAKLIALQLQGRLAPPSPAAAARGAAAPDAVLAQVTQAVAGLGWPERVAVDAVASAAETASDADRASVPALLRLTLAALGPAQPGGPRG; encoded by the coding sequence ATGATCTCGACACTGCGCGGAACCGTGCTGCACACCGGATCCGACAGCGTGATCGTCGAGGTGGGGGGAGTCGGCTTCTCGGTCGCCGTGCCGGTCGACGTCGCGCGCATCGCGAGGCAGGGGGAGGAGCTCTTCCTCCACACGCACCTCATCGTGCGGGAGGACCAGCTCGCGCTGTTCGGCTTCGCCGAGCGCGAGGAGCTCGAGGTCTTCGCGATCCTCCTCGGCGTCACCGGCGTCGGCCCGAAGTCCGCCCTCGGCGTGCTGTCGGGTCTCACCATCGATCAGATCGCCGAGGCCGTCGCGAACGAGGACGACAAGCCGTTCCGCAAGGTCTCCGGCATCGGCCCCAAGACCGCGAAGCTCATCGCCCTGCAGCTGCAGGGCCGCCTCGCCCCGCCGTCGCCGGCCGCCGCGGCACGCGGGGCGGCAGCGCCGGACGCGGTGCTCGCGCAGGTCACCCAGGCCGTCGCGGGTCTCGGATGGCCAGAGCGCGTCGCCGTGGACGCGGTCGCGTCGGCCGCGGAGACCGCCTCCGACGCCGACCGCGCGTCGGTTCCCGCCCTCCTGCGCCTGACGCTCGCCGCGCTCGGCCCCGCGCAGCCGGGAGGCCCTCGTGGCTGA
- the ruvC gene encoding crossover junction endodeoxyribonuclease RuvC, which produces MRVLGIDPGLTRCGVGIVDVRRDRTATLVHVGVVRSPVDASVAERLAIIAAGIRVVLEEHRPEVVAVERVFAQQNRSTVMGTAQAAGVALLLAAEAGLPTATHTPSEVKAAITGYGSADKLQVQTMVARVLRLEELPRPADAADALALALCHAWRGAPAEAAADAALTPAQRAWAEAEKRTRNRGALAR; this is translated from the coding sequence ATGCGCGTGCTCGGCATCGACCCCGGTCTCACCCGCTGCGGTGTCGGCATCGTCGACGTGCGGCGGGACCGCACGGCGACCCTCGTGCACGTCGGCGTCGTCCGCTCGCCGGTGGACGCGTCGGTCGCCGAACGGCTCGCGATCATCGCCGCCGGCATCCGCGTCGTCCTCGAGGAGCACCGTCCGGAGGTCGTCGCCGTCGAGCGCGTCTTCGCTCAGCAGAACCGCTCCACGGTCATGGGCACCGCGCAGGCCGCGGGTGTCGCCCTGCTGCTCGCGGCCGAGGCGGGCCTGCCGACCGCCACGCACACCCCGAGCGAGGTCAAGGCCGCGATCACCGGGTACGGGTCGGCCGACAAGCTGCAGGTGCAGACCATGGTCGCCCGCGTGCTGCGCCTCGAAGAGCTCCCTCGCCCCGCGGACGCGGCGGACGCGCTCGCTCTCGCTCTGTGCCACGCGTGGCGCGGCGCGCCGGCGGAGGCCGCCGCGGACGCGGCCCTCACCCCCGCTCAGCGCGCCTGGGCCGAGGCCGAGAAGCGCACGCGCAACCGCGGCGCCCTCGCACGCTGA
- the gatB gene encoding Asp-tRNA(Asn)/Glu-tRNA(Gln) amidotransferase subunit GatB, translating to MAKDKLMDFDAALEMFEPVIGLEVHVELNTRTKMFSEAGNPANEEFHDAAPNTLIAPVDMGLPGSMPTVNAEAIRSSISLGLALGCSIAPSSRFARKNYFYPDLGKNYQISQYDEPIAFEGEVEVELEGGDVFRIPIERAHMEEDAGKLTHLGGSSGRIQGAEYSLVDYNRAGVPLVEIVTKPIFGAEHRAPELAKAYLATIREIARGLGISEARMERGNIRCDANVSLRPRGAEKLGTRTETKNVNSMRSVERAVRYEIRRQAAILAAGGTITQETRHWHEDTGTTSPGRPKSDADDYRYFPEPDLLPVEPSLELIEELRAALPEPPSARRRRLKEQWGFTDLEFQDVANGGLLAEVEATVAAGASPASARKWWTGEITRVANAEGREPSALVSPADVAALQGLVEAGTLTDKLARQVLEGVIAGEGTPQEVVDARGLAVVSDDGALIAAIDDALAAQPDVLAKIKDGKVQAAGAVIGAVMKAMKGQADAARVRELVLERAQQ from the coding sequence ATGGCCAAGGACAAGCTGATGGACTTCGATGCCGCGCTCGAGATGTTCGAGCCCGTCATCGGCCTCGAGGTGCACGTCGAGCTCAACACGCGCACGAAGATGTTCTCCGAGGCGGGCAACCCCGCCAACGAGGAGTTCCACGACGCGGCCCCCAATACGCTGATCGCGCCCGTCGACATGGGCCTTCCCGGCTCGATGCCCACGGTCAACGCCGAGGCCATCCGCTCGTCGATCAGCCTCGGCCTCGCGCTCGGCTGCTCGATCGCGCCGTCGAGCCGGTTCGCGCGCAAGAACTACTTCTACCCCGACCTCGGGAAGAACTACCAGATCAGCCAGTACGACGAGCCGATCGCGTTCGAGGGCGAGGTCGAGGTGGAGCTCGAGGGCGGCGACGTCTTCCGCATCCCGATCGAACGCGCGCACATGGAGGAGGACGCGGGCAAGCTCACGCACCTCGGCGGCTCGTCGGGCCGCATCCAGGGCGCCGAGTACTCGCTCGTCGACTACAACCGCGCGGGCGTGCCGCTCGTCGAGATCGTCACGAAGCCGATCTTCGGCGCCGAGCATCGCGCGCCCGAGCTCGCGAAGGCGTACCTCGCGACCATCCGCGAGATCGCGCGCGGGCTCGGCATCTCCGAGGCCCGCATGGAGCGCGGGAACATCCGCTGCGACGCGAACGTCTCGCTGCGTCCGCGGGGTGCGGAGAAGCTCGGCACGCGCACGGAGACGAAGAACGTCAACTCCATGCGCTCGGTCGAGCGCGCCGTCCGCTACGAGATCCGCCGTCAGGCGGCCATCCTCGCCGCCGGCGGCACGATCACGCAGGAGACGCGGCACTGGCACGAGGACACCGGCACCACGTCGCCCGGTCGTCCGAAGTCGGACGCCGACGACTACCGCTACTTCCCCGAGCCGGACCTCCTTCCCGTCGAGCCCTCGCTCGAGCTGATCGAGGAGCTGCGTGCCGCGCTGCCCGAGCCGCCGTCCGCGCGCCGCCGCCGCCTCAAGGAGCAGTGGGGGTTCACCGACCTGGAGTTCCAGGACGTCGCCAACGGCGGCCTGCTGGCCGAGGTCGAGGCCACGGTCGCCGCCGGCGCGTCGCCCGCCTCCGCCCGCAAGTGGTGGACCGGCGAGATCACGCGCGTCGCGAACGCCGAGGGCCGCGAGCCGTCCGCGCTCGTGTCGCCCGCCGATGTCGCGGCGCTGCAGGGTCTCGTCGAGGCCGGCACGCTGACGGACAAGCTCGCCCGCCAGGTGCTCGAGGGCGTCATCGCAGGGGAGGGGACCCCGCAGGAGGTCGTCGACGCCCGCGGCCTCGCGGTCGTGTCGGATGACGGGGCGCTCATCGCCGCGATCGACGACGCCCTCGCCGCGCAGCCTGACGTGCTCGCGAAGATCAAGGACGGCAAGGTCCAGGCCGCCGGCGCCGTGATCGGCGCCGTCATGAAGGCCATGAAGGGCCAGGCGGACGCCGCACGCGTCCGCGAGCTCGTCCTGGAGCGCGCACAGCAGTAG
- the gatA gene encoding Asp-tRNA(Asn)/Glu-tRNA(Gln) amidotransferase subunit GatA, which produces MSDIIRLTAADLAERLAAGEISSVEATRAHLDRIADVDGQVNAYLHVSDHAVEVAQDVDRRRAAGEELGPLAGVPLAIKDVLVTTDMPSTSGSRILEGYMSPYDATVVARARAADLVPLGKTNMDEFAMGSSTEHSAYGPTRNPWDLDRIPGGSGGGSAAAVAAFEAPLALGSDTGGSIRQPAHVTGTVGMKPTYGGVSRYGAIALASSLDQVGPVTRTVLDSALLHDVIGGHDPRDSTSLTDAWPSFAAAAREGARGDVLKGLRVGIVKELPDSGFQTGVAESFRDAVAMLEAQGAEIVEISAPHFEYAVAAYYLILPAEASSNLAKFDSVRFGMRVDVPGGTVEDVMSATRDAGFGPEVKRRIILGTYALSAGYYDAYYGSAQKVRTLIQQDFARAFADVDVIATPTAPTTAFRLGEKVDDPLSMYLNDLTTIPANLAGVPGISIPSGLASDDGLPTGIQFLAPAREDARLYRVGAALETLLVDAWGGPLLDRAPVLGATEGGAR; this is translated from the coding sequence GTGAGCGACATCATCCGACTGACCGCCGCCGATCTCGCCGAGCGCCTCGCGGCGGGCGAGATCTCCAGCGTCGAGGCCACGCGTGCGCACCTCGACCGCATCGCCGACGTCGACGGGCAGGTGAACGCCTACCTCCATGTCAGCGATCACGCCGTCGAGGTCGCCCAGGACGTCGACCGCCGCCGCGCGGCCGGGGAGGAGCTCGGCCCGCTCGCCGGCGTGCCGCTGGCCATCAAGGACGTGCTCGTCACGACCGACATGCCCTCCACCTCGGGATCGCGCATCCTCGAGGGCTACATGTCGCCCTACGACGCCACGGTCGTCGCCCGTGCGCGCGCCGCCGACCTCGTGCCGCTCGGCAAGACCAACATGGACGAGTTCGCCATGGGCTCCTCCACCGAGCACTCGGCATACGGGCCGACCCGCAACCCGTGGGATCTCGACCGCATCCCGGGCGGCTCGGGCGGCGGCTCGGCCGCCGCGGTGGCCGCCTTCGAGGCGCCGCTCGCGCTGGGCTCCGACACGGGCGGCTCCATCCGCCAGCCCGCGCACGTCACCGGCACGGTGGGCATGAAGCCGACCTACGGCGGCGTCAGCCGCTACGGCGCGATCGCCCTCGCCTCGTCGCTCGACCAGGTCGGCCCCGTCACCCGCACCGTCCTCGACTCCGCGCTCCTGCACGACGTGATCGGCGGGCACGACCCGCGCGACTCCACCTCGCTCACCGACGCATGGCCATCCTTCGCCGCCGCCGCGCGCGAGGGGGCCCGCGGCGATGTGCTGAAGGGCCTGCGCGTCGGCATCGTCAAGGAGCTGCCCGACAGCGGCTTCCAGACCGGGGTGGCGGAGTCGTTCCGCGACGCCGTCGCGATGCTCGAGGCGCAGGGCGCCGAGATCGTCGAGATCAGCGCCCCGCACTTCGAGTACGCCGTTGCGGCCTACTACCTGATCCTCCCGGCGGAGGCGTCGAGCAACCTGGCCAAGTTCGACTCCGTGCGCTTCGGCATGCGCGTCGACGTGCCCGGCGGCACCGTGGAGGACGTCATGTCCGCCACGCGCGACGCCGGCTTCGGCCCCGAGGTGAAGCGCCGCATCATCCTCGGCACGTACGCCCTCTCCGCGGGCTACTACGACGCGTACTACGGCAGCGCGCAGAAGGTCCGCACGCTCATCCAGCAGGACTTCGCCCGCGCGTTCGCGGACGTCGACGTCATCGCGACGCCGACCGCGCCGACGACGGCATTCCGTCTGGGCGAGAAGGTCGACGACCCGCTGTCGATGTACCTCAACGACCTCACCACCATCCCGGCGAACCTCGCCGGCGTCCCCGGGATCTCGATCCCGTCGGGGCTCGCGTCCGACGACGGGCTGCCCACCGGCATCCAGTTCCTGGCGCCGGCCCGTGAGGACGCGCGGCTGTACCGCGTGGGCGCCGCCCTCGAGACGCTGCTCGTGGACGCGTGGGGCGGACCGCTGCTGGATCGCGCGCCGGTGCTGGGCGCGACGGAAGGAGGGGCCCGCTGA
- the gatC gene encoding Asp-tRNA(Asn)/Glu-tRNA(Gln) amidotransferase subunit GatC — MSEITPDLVRHLGVLARIQLDDAEVTRLTGELDAIVDNIAKVGQVARDDVPATSHPIALQNVFRPDEVGTMLTTEQALQNAPDADGDRFRVTAILAEEEQ, encoded by the coding sequence GTGTCAGAAATCACCCCCGATCTCGTGCGCCATCTCGGTGTGCTCGCCCGGATCCAGCTCGACGACGCGGAGGTGACCCGCCTGACCGGCGAGCTCGACGCGATCGTCGACAACATCGCCAAGGTCGGCCAGGTCGCGCGCGACGATGTGCCGGCGACGAGCCATCCGATCGCCCTGCAGAACGTCTTCCGTCCCGACGAGGTGGGCACCATGCTCACCACCGAGCAGGCGCTGCAGAACGCGCCCGACGCCGACGGCGACCGGTTCCGCGTGACCGCGATCCTCGCGGAGGAGGAGCAGTGA
- a CDS encoding long-chain-fatty-acid--CoA ligase: MTQPFDPPRPWVSSYADGVPHDLPPVSGSLLDLVDASARDYPSAPALEFFGRVVDYATLRADIDRAAAGLLARGVRSGDRVAIILPNCPQHIVAFYAVLRIGAVVVEHNPLYTPRELRKQFEDHGAQHAIVWSTVVETVRSFPADLALATIVSVDITRAMPPLMRLALHLPVPKLRATRAQLTARVRDAVSWEDVVRHAPIAADHPRPATSDIAIIQYTSGTTGDPKGAALTHGNLLANAEQAHAWTPGVARGEGTVVYAVLPMFHAYGLTLCLTFAMSQAARLVLFPKFDPDMVLAVTRRHPATVLPLVPPIAERLLRRAKEKGVSLAGTQIGVSGAMALHDSLVVPWEEETGGYLVEGYGLSECSPVLIVNPVSENRRAGTIGLPLPGTEVRVADPDDPSRDVASGEPGELLVRGPQVFGGYYGRPEATAKVFHEGWFRTGDIVTMDADGFVKVVDRIKELIITGGFNVSPTEVEIALRQHPAVKDAAVVGLPSTRSGEDVVAAVVLDAGSRADEQELRAFVRGILTPYKVPRRIVFVDELPTSMIGKVLRREVRERLLSADA; encoded by the coding sequence GTGACGCAGCCGTTCGACCCGCCTCGCCCGTGGGTGTCCTCCTACGCCGACGGGGTCCCGCATGACCTCCCTCCCGTCTCGGGCTCCCTGCTCGACCTCGTCGACGCCTCGGCCCGCGACTACCCGAGCGCTCCCGCGCTGGAGTTCTTCGGGCGCGTCGTCGACTACGCGACGCTCCGCGCGGACATCGACCGTGCGGCCGCGGGCCTCCTCGCCCGCGGGGTGCGCAGCGGCGACCGGGTGGCGATCATCCTTCCGAACTGCCCTCAGCACATCGTCGCGTTCTATGCGGTGCTGCGGATCGGGGCGGTCGTCGTCGAGCACAACCCGCTCTACACGCCCCGCGAGCTGCGCAAGCAGTTCGAGGATCACGGCGCGCAGCACGCCATCGTCTGGAGCACGGTCGTCGAGACGGTGCGGTCCTTCCCCGCCGACCTCGCCCTCGCCACCATCGTCTCGGTGGACATCACGCGCGCGATGCCGCCGCTCATGCGCCTGGCCCTGCACCTGCCGGTGCCGAAGCTGCGCGCCACCCGCGCGCAGCTGACCGCCCGGGTGCGCGACGCCGTCAGCTGGGAGGACGTGGTGCGGCACGCGCCGATCGCCGCAGACCATCCGCGACCGGCGACATCCGACATCGCCATCATCCAGTACACGAGCGGCACGACCGGCGACCCGAAGGGCGCCGCGCTCACGCACGGGAACCTCCTCGCGAACGCCGAGCAGGCGCACGCATGGACGCCGGGCGTGGCCCGAGGCGAGGGCACGGTGGTCTATGCCGTGCTGCCGATGTTCCACGCGTACGGGCTCACGCTGTGCCTCACCTTCGCGATGTCGCAGGCCGCACGCCTCGTGCTCTTCCCGAAGTTCGACCCCGACATGGTGCTGGCGGTCACCCGCCGCCATCCCGCGACGGTGCTGCCCCTCGTGCCGCCGATCGCCGAGCGGCTCCTGCGGCGCGCGAAGGAGAAGGGCGTGTCGCTCGCGGGCACGCAGATCGGCGTCTCGGGCGCGATGGCGCTGCACGACAGCCTCGTCGTGCCCTGGGAGGAGGAGACGGGCGGCTACCTCGTCGAGGGCTACGGCCTGTCGGAGTGCTCCCCCGTGCTCATCGTGAACCCGGTGTCGGAGAACCGCCGTGCCGGCACCATCGGACTCCCCCTGCCCGGCACCGAGGTGCGCGTCGCCGATCCCGACGACCCGTCGCGCGATGTCGCGTCGGGCGAGCCGGGCGAGCTGCTCGTGCGCGGCCCCCAGGTGTTCGGCGGGTACTACGGGCGCCCGGAGGCGACCGCGAAGGTCTTCCACGAGGGCTGGTTCCGCACGGGCGACATCGTCACGATGGACGCGGACGGCTTCGTGAAGGTGGTCGACCGGATCAAGGAGCTCATCATCACCGGCGGCTTCAACGTCTCGCCGACGGAGGTGGAGATCGCCCTCCGGCAGCATCCCGCGGTGAAGGATGCCGCGGTCGTCGGCCTGCCGAGCACGCGCAGCGGCGAGGACGTCGTCGCGGCGGTGGTCCTCGATGCCGGCTCACGCGCGGACGAGCAGGAGCTGCGCGCCTTCGTCCGCGGCATCCTCACGCCGTACAAGGTGCCGCGACGGATCGTGTTCGTCGACGAGCTGCCCACGTCGATGATCGGGAAGGTCCTGCGCCGCGAGGTGCGCGAGCGCCTCCTCAGCGCCGACGCCTGA
- a CDS encoding SDR family oxidoreductase yields the protein MTRTEPLSRTGAPASDARRAALVTGGSGGIGRAVALRLAADGVAVGVHYAGNRSAAEAVVDEIVSDGGRAIAVAGDVADDQAMSAAFDRVEEAFGGVDVVVNTAGVMVLGPIASYDLDAFDRIVRTNLRGAFVVSQQAARRVRAGGAIVNFSTSVTRTHFPSYGPYVATKAAVEGMTLILARELRGKDITVNAVAPGPTATPLFLQGKDEAAVAQLAAAAPLERLGAPEDIAEVVAFLAGPARWVNGQVLFANGGLA from the coding sequence ATGACCCGCACCGAACCCCTCAGCCGCACCGGCGCGCCCGCTTCCGATGCGCGCCGCGCCGCCCTCGTCACCGGGGGATCTGGCGGCATCGGCCGCGCCGTCGCCCTGCGCCTGGCGGCCGATGGAGTCGCCGTGGGCGTCCACTACGCCGGCAACCGGTCCGCCGCGGAGGCGGTCGTCGACGAGATCGTCTCGGATGGCGGCCGCGCGATCGCGGTGGCCGGCGACGTCGCGGACGACCAGGCGATGAGCGCCGCCTTCGACCGCGTCGAGGAGGCGTTCGGCGGCGTGGACGTCGTCGTGAACACCGCCGGCGTCATGGTCCTCGGCCCGATCGCGTCGTACGACCTCGACGCCTTCGATCGGATCGTCCGCACCAACCTGCGCGGCGCGTTCGTCGTCTCCCAGCAGGCCGCGCGACGGGTGCGCGCGGGCGGCGCGATCGTGAACTTCTCCACGAGCGTCACCCGGACGCATTTCCCCTCCTACGGCCCCTATGTCGCGACGAAGGCGGCGGTCGAGGGGATGACCCTGATCCTCGCGCGCGAACTGCGCGGCAAGGACATCACGGTCAACGCCGTCGCGCCCGGCCCGACCGCGACCCCGCTGTTCCTGCAGGGCAAGGACGAGGCGGCCGTCGCGCAGCTGGCGGCGGCCGCGCCGCTCGAGCGCCTGGGCGCTCCGGAGGATATCGCCGAAGTCGTCGCCTTCCTCGCCGGCCCCGCCCGCTGGGTGAACGGCCAGGTGCTCTTCGCGAACGGGGGCCTCGCGTGA
- a CDS encoding TetR/AcrR family transcriptional regulator — protein METRAAIIARAAELLAQSATGDISTRAVCEAAGITQPVLYRHFGDKDGLLAAVVDAVWDEYLTAKRAARPSEDPVEDLRAGWNAHTDFALAHPQAYRLVFGSALTTRPAAIAEAMALLEGITGRLAAQGRLRMAPSDAARVIMAANSGLALGLILRPEAYPDPAVSALARDAALASILVDAEAAADDAASVAATTLRAHLAGSSSFSPAEAALLDEWLRRIR, from the coding sequence GTGGAAACGAGAGCAGCGATCATCGCCCGCGCCGCCGAGCTGCTCGCGCAGTCGGCGACGGGCGACATCTCCACGCGCGCAGTGTGCGAGGCGGCGGGCATCACGCAGCCCGTCTTGTATCGCCACTTCGGTGACAAGGACGGCCTGCTGGCCGCCGTCGTCGACGCGGTGTGGGATGAGTACTTGACGGCCAAGCGGGCCGCGCGGCCCTCCGAGGATCCCGTGGAGGACCTCCGGGCCGGCTGGAACGCGCACACGGACTTCGCGCTCGCGCACCCGCAAGCCTACCGGCTGGTGTTCGGCAGCGCGCTCACCACGCGACCCGCGGCGATCGCCGAGGCCATGGCGCTCCTCGAGGGCATCACCGGGCGCCTCGCCGCGCAGGGAAGGCTGCGCATGGCGCCGAGTGACGCCGCGCGCGTGATCATGGCCGCCAACAGCGGCCTCGCGCTCGGTCTCATCCTGCGACCCGAGGCCTACCCCGACCCGGCGGTGTCGGCGCTCGCCCGCGACGCGGCACTCGCCTCGATCCTCGTGGACGCCGAGGCCGCGGCCGACGACGCCGCTTCCGTGGCGGCCACCACCCTGCGCGCGCATCTCGCGGGCTCCTCGTCGTTCAGCCCGGCCGAGGCCGCGCTCCTCGACGAATGGCTCCGACGCATCCGCTGA